In one Arachis duranensis cultivar V14167 chromosome 9, aradu.V14167.gnm2.J7QH, whole genome shotgun sequence genomic region, the following are encoded:
- the LOC110275331 gene encoding uncharacterized protein At3g49055 — MDHSSPQPSSPYSSSNCNSFVPCFEPVSKGTELKHLKERVVEGEEKNVLVLKALESLSSIKDCLSRVAEGLEGEEDVTYVKELSEEPESESNELMEVLKLVSRYAREVETRIEKHKELRKKEKRELESSLISLTEENRDVSNLLRIALLEKEALEKRVKGNEHNKRMPLLQFAEYGLHKVGFGFMMGTGTVDQPIETKSDSSESEHVVSLASTVERIMKNLRLEITHLRRSLEEARSDTERLQCLTEKQSKEIAENKEYIKDLEERERVLAHNVEEFMMEIREAEEEVARWKEACELEVVAGKNEIQERDKLVDALKLELQKTKGALEISRGKLRLKEEVAATAIAAQEAAERSLKLADTRAVELRERLEELTKQLEEADKRERTTHKRRRRRRLCWPWQLFNLASPPEMNALLY; from the exons ATGGATCATTCCTCTCCTCAACCATCATCGCCCTACTCATCTTCAAATTGTAACAGTTTTGTTCCTTGTTTTGAACCCGTTTCAAAAGGAACAGAATTGAAACATCTCAAAGAAAGAGTAGTtgagggagaagagaaaaacgTGTTGGTGTTAAAGGCTTTAGAATCCCTGAGCTCAATAAAGGATTGCTTGTCTAGAGTAGCAGAGGGATTAGAGGGAGAAGAGGATGTAACTTATGTGAAAGAATTATCAGAGGAACCAGAATCAGAATCAAATGAGCTAATGGAAGTGTTAAAACTGGTTTCAAGGTATGCAAGGGAAGTGGAAACAAGGATTGAAAAGCACAAAGAGTtgaggaagaaagagaagagagaattgGAGAGCAGCCTTATAAGTTTAACCGAGGAGAATAGGGATGTGAGTAACTTGCTTAGGATTGCATTGTTGGAGAAAGAGGCATTGGAGAAGAGAGTGAAAGGCAATGAGCATAATAAGAGGATGCCACTTCTGCAGTTTGCTGAATATGGTTTGCACAAAGTTGGTTTTGGATTCATGATGGGGACTGGCACTGTTGACCAACCTATAGAGACTAAATCAGATAGTAGTGAGAGTGAACATGTTGTTAGTCTG GCCTCAACAGTGGAAAGGATAATGAAGAACTTACGCCTTGAAATCACTCATTTGAGGAGATCTTTGGAGGAAGCAAG GTCAGACACAGAGAGGCTCCAATGTCTGACAGAGAAACAAAGCAAAGAGATTGCGGAAAACAAGGAGTACATCAAGGActtagaagagagagagagagtgttgGCTCATAACGTAGAGGAGTTTATGATGGAAATCAGAGAAGCGGAGGAGGAAGTTGCAAGATGGAAGGAGGCTTGTGAGTTGGAAGTAGTAGCCGGAAAGAATGAGATTCAAGAGCGTGACAAACTG GTGGATGCACTGAAGCTAGAACTACAGAAAACGAAGGGTGCATTGGAGATATCAAGGGGGAAGCTGAGGCTGAAAGAggaggtggcagcaacggcaaTAGCAGCGCAGGAAGCAGCAGAGAGATCGTTGAAGCTGGCAGATACAAGAGCAGTGGAACTTCGGGAGAGGTTGGAGGAACTCACCAAACAGTTGGAGGAAGCAGACAAGAGGGAACGCACTACTCACAAACGAAGAAGGCGAAGGCGTCTGTGTTGGCCATGGCAGCTTTTCAACCTCGCCTCTCCCCCTGAAATGAATGCCTTGCTTTACTGA
- the LOC107467047 gene encoding uncharacterized protein LOC107467047, translating into MSIVCGIPLVECVYCLACARWAWKRCLHTAGHDSETWGLATAEEFEPVPRLCRYILAVYEDDLRNPLWAPPGGYGINPDWLVLRKTYEDTQGRAPPYMLYLDHDHADIVLAFRGLNLAKESDYAVLLDNRLGKRKFDGGYVHNGLLKAAGWVLDAECEVLRELVEKHPNYTLTFAGHSLGSGVAAMLSMVVVQNRDRLGNIERKRVRCYAIAPARCMSLNLAVRYADVINSVVLQDDFLPRTATPLEDIFKSLFCLPCILCLRCMRDTCIPEETMLKDPRRLYAPGRLYHIVERKPFRLGRFPPVVRTAVPVDGRFEHIVLSCNATSDHAIIWIEKEAQRALDLMREKDNTMQIPAKQMMERQETLTRHSQEYKAALQRAKTLDVPHASTPPSQYGTFEEEGEESSRRSQGESSFGSTNRSTVEESWEELIERLFDKDEHGHIVLKKQ; encoded by the exons ATGTCAATTGTCTGTGGCATACCTCTTGTTGAGTGTGTTTACTGTTTGGCTTGTGCCCGTTGGGCTTGGAAACGATGTCTTCATACTGCAGGCCATGACAGCGAGACTTGGGGCCTTGCCACAGCAGAAGAATTTGAGCCTGTCCCTCGCCTTTGTCGCTATATTTTGGCCGTGTATGAAGATGATCTTCGGAACCCTCTTTGGGCACCTCCTGGTGGCTATGGAATCAACCCTGACTGGTTGGTACTCAGAAAGACATATGAAGATACACAAGGGCGCGCACCGCCCTATATGCTGTATCTTGATCACGATCATGCTGATATAGTACTAGCCTTTAGGGGTCTGAATTTGGCAAAGGAGAGTGACTATGCAGTTCTGTTGGATAATAGATTGGGGAAGAGGAAATTCGATGGGGGATATGTTCACAATGGGCTGCTGAAGGCGGCCGGATGGGTTTTGGATGCTGAATGTGAAGTTTTAAGGGAATTGGTGGAAAAGCATCCAAATTACACTCTGACTTTTGCTGGACACTCCCTTGGATCAGGAGTAGCAGCAATGTTGAGCATGGTGGTGGTGCAGAATCGGGATAGACTTGGAAATATCGAGAGGAAGAGGGTCAGGTGCTATGCTATTGCACCTGCTAGATGTATGTCTCTAAACTTGGCAGTAAGATATGCAGATGTCATCAACTCTGTTGTACTTCAGGATGACTTCTTACCAAGGACAGCCACTCCATTGGAAGATATATTCAAGTCTCTTTTCTG TTTACCATGCATATTGTGCTTGAGGTGCATGAGAGATACATGTATACCAGAGGAAACGATGTTGAAAGATCCAAGGAGACTATATGCACCTGGTCGCCTTTACCACATTGTCGAGAGAAAGCCTTTTAG ACTGGGAAGGTTTCCCCCAGTTGTGAGGACAGCAGTGCCTGTAGATGGAAGGTTTGAGCATATAGTCCTTTCTTGTAATGCTACATCAGATCATGCCATCATTTGGATAGAGAAAGAAGCACAAAGAGCTCTTGAT TTGATGCGGGAAAAAGATAACACGATGCAAATACCTGCAAAGCAAATGATGGAGCGGCAAGAAACTTTAACTAGACACAGTCAAGAATACAAAGCAGCATTACAAAGAGCTAAGACATTAGATGTTCCTCATGCTTCTACACCACCATCACAATATGGTACTTTTGAAGAGGAGGGAGAGGAGAGTTCAAGAAGGTCACAGGGTGAGTCTTCTTTTGGCTCGACTAATAGGAGTACAGTGGAGGAAAGCTGGGAAGAATTAATTGAGCGTCTTTTCGATAAGGATGAGCATGGCCACATTGTACTCAAGAAACAATGA